The Pocillopora verrucosa isolate sample1 chromosome 9, ASM3666991v2, whole genome shotgun sequence genome includes the window tgacatcatcattaaaactgtttttaattctttattatataatacaaatagattccaagttgccgtgcatctgttcagtaatagatcacagacgacttcaaaatgtggtaagaacatcagtgacatacTCGGCTGCGCCttatgtgccacttttttgttcttaccacattttgacgtcatctgtgatctattactgaacagacgcacagcagcttggaatctatttgttaaatatatgtatgtatgtatttatttatatatgcatgtatgtatttatgtaagtatgtttaacaaatagattcataagtgagaaccaatcagaatgtgtgcataactgagcttattatataaatgtTTATAGAGCATGTTTACTCTATCTATATTTACACACTATGTACCTGTAGTCTTTTGCCCAACCCATTTGATAATCTATATTCACAATTAAACCAAGCTAAAGGAACTTAGGGgataagtttccaaagaaactgtggtgctgcgttggtgggagagtataactgAAATCAATATTCTTATTCAGAAATTCTTATCGAGAGACCTGGATCAGACCTTTGGTATTGGACCATCTTTAAAGAAAGCAAGGATGGTGCAGGGGTGAGTTGCTTGATTTTCATTAACTTTGTTGTATCTGAAAGCATTCTTGCTATTTAACAGCAAGTTTTGCAATAGTAGTTATACATATTTTGTAAACATGGATCCCCACCAATCACAGGTATCATGGTAGAACTAGAGGGTAAAACATTGAGGGAATTATACAAGATTTCAAGAAGGTTGCAAACATATTGCTGTGGGGTTGAGAATGAGGAGTGTAAAGACCTAAAAACTTCTGGAGTGGAGATCTAAGCTTGTGTAGGAAAAATATGAGCCCAGAAAAAACAGTACTCATGTAGTTGACACACAGCGAGTGGTCTGAAACCCTTTGTACATGTATCTCAAGTCTCCAGCCTGAGAAGGAAATTTGACAACTGAAAGATTTGACACAGGCTGATTTGGCCATGTATCTGAACAGATcccataggaaaaaaatttatatatgtgaattttgtgaattgaaaGTTAATAATAATTCAACATGTTTTTATAACTTATAGTGCAGACCTTAAACTGGGTTAGCAGGGGTTATGTCATTTGGAATTTTGTCTTAGTATTTTCAGTGATGGTTAATATTTGGTTCTttaaagttcataatttttgaagaatacataatgaaagtttttcttaaaaGTTGCATTAGCCCACATGATATGTACAGAGGGTTTCAGTATAATGCTTCTAACTTGTTCATTGTGCACAGACCTCACATTAGTTGAAGGAATGTTGTATTATTTCAATGATTGAAAGTTTTCTTCTGTTGCAGTGGAACCATCCTTCAACTGCAACACCAATTTACTCAGTCTGTGATATTGGTAACAAAGTTGAAGCACCAAAGAATTGGTTGCTAACAGAATTTATTAATATCAGGAATGCTAAACGACTTGAAATCGAAGTGACCTATACCCTCCGTAACTGCCCCTCAGATGTGGGGCCATTCTGCAGAACaaacttctctctttattcttatcatacCAATAACACATTAGTTACTCCTCCAGACTCAtcagtttttttaaagtttaaaaaggaaagtgtTATAACTCCAAAAACTCTTCCTGCACCTGGTGATCGCACAACACAAACATTTTATGGGTCAGTGGTAACTAAAGAAAAGGGGATTTATCTGGCATTACTAGACCAAGGAGCCTGCTTGACAATAAGGAAGTTTGTTGTTAGATATCGTTACTGTTCTGAAAGTGGCGCTATTTTGGTTAAATTTCCAAGAACAGTTGCCCCAGCAAATGATATCAACCTAATCGAGCAAGAAGGAAAATGTACAGATCCGAACTCACTTAAAAGTAGCAACAGAAAGTTATTAGGTTTGTGCCTTAGTAATGGAGAATGGAACATTACAGGTAACTCTGCCTGCTTTTGCAACAAAGGTTATGAACTCACCAATGGATCTTCAGACTCTTTGGCATGCAAAGGTTTGTACTGCTTTTTAAAGAGAGTAATATAATTAAAAATCTACTCACCACCCTGGTTGGTCATCATTTGATACGGTAGAAGCTTAATATGAAAGCTTCAATGCATAATTTACATGAACATAGAATGTATAGCCATGCTCCATGTGTTCATATAAATTCATATATAGACATACATGTATCCTATTGTGCAGTAACACATCATGGTGCGGGGTAGGTGTACAAGTGAGGGAGGCCCTCACTCAAGagggctaaaaaaaaaaaattgaaaaaaattagtccTTAGGAGTGAAGTCATCCAGGTGGCCAAGATTCTGTTGATGACTTGTGTCAAGGTTATCAAATTATATGTTAGTTTCTGTCACTGACAGCTGGCATTTGCATAAGCCAGGCTTTTTCACCTGAACAAGTGTGTTATAGGGTCCTGTTATTAATGTGTAGTGAAGAAAAGGCTTGTTGATGAATTTGctcattgtttcattttagagtGTCAGATTGACTTCTACAAGAATACTGTTAGTAATACAAAATGTCTACCTTGTCCTGCAAATTCCGCATCTAATACTGGCAGAACTGGTTGCACATGTGATAAAGGTTACTACAGTTTATCTGATGGGGCAGGTTGTAAaggtatatttttattgttaatatcTTAGAATAATCATTATGGATTAATAAAAGTTCTAATGCACAGAATGCAGGGAAAAACATCTCAAAACTTATAATCTATTAAAAGGTACTGATAGAATACCCATACCATGCCCTAAAATGCTGGCAAGATACTAATGAGATAAGGACCCCTCTCGTTAGAAAATTCTGCTTATGAATCTGGTAGAAGCTCATTTAGTGTAAAGCAAAGTCTTTGGCTACCATTTCCTTATGATATTCAACTGACATACTCATTGTAGTTTTGGTGTAGAATTGAGGtgtataattgttttaaaatgaatatgTACAAGTTTGCAACTAACATAGTCTGTTTGCTGGTAGGGTTGCCAAAAGCTCCACTCACAGCCAATGCTACTGTGGTCAAGGTAACAGTTGTTCAGATCAGTTGGCAACATTCACCTGATGATTTGGAGAATGACTCATTAACATATGCTGTAGACTGCTTTAAATGTGAGTCAAGCAGAGACAAGAACTGCAAGGAGTCATGTAACCCAGGCGTAGAATATTCACCAAGTAAGGAAAATATCAGTGGTGTTGAGGTGAATATTAATGGTTTACCACCATCCACTTACTTTCTGTTTCGAGTTTACTCAGTGAATGAGTTGAATCAACTGGAGCCAAACAGAGATGATTGGAACTTTGCTAAAGTTTTTGTCAAGACAAGAGGTATGAAACTCAAATTTTGTGTTATCACTAACAGAGTGCAGATGGTTTGTCGCAACTTGACAAATTTGGCTGAAGCAGACAAATCTTCAAACTGCCTACAAAATTTGTCTCGGGTAAAAACTGGACAAAATtgactaaataaacaaaaatgtgCTAAGCTTGTTGATCATTGTCATAAAAGCTATGAAAAGTGTGTAActgaactgaaatcagtttaaTAGAAAGGCACAATTTGTCTTTTGTTGCAAAACTCTAGGattctaaaatttaaaacaacttaGGATGAATCCTGGAAATTGGAGGTGGAATACTTTGCCAAACTACATTGACTAGTCTTATGAACAGATCAGGTGCTGACAGAATTTGatggctttgaaatttttaatgcaaatgCAAAGGAGggaacaaaaatttgtcctttaATTTTGTCAGGTCAATTCTAGTTTTATCTGCAAGTGTGGAAAGGCCCAAAATCTATGTTGTACAAGTACCTTGTGAAGCTGGTTGCAGAACAATGTCAGATTACTTGCCAAAGAACACAGCATTGTAATGCCATTGAAGTCAGTTACattaaaaaacttaaagatgCATACAGAGCTCAGGAATTTTTATGACCTGGTAGAAATAAACAAGAGGATTCTCAGCTATGAGATGTGCATGATGTGATGACCGCTAAGACAAAGGCacaaaaaattgagacaaacaaaacccaacagaacaaaaactttcaaaccAAGTTTCTAAATTTATGATGTTGCAATCCCATTAGGAAACATCATATTATAGCAATTGAACAGGATAAGCTTTGCTGACCCAGCCACATGTTCcttagaaatttaaaatttgtataGACCAGTGTGGGTCTAGTGGAAACTAGTTGGATAGTCTAGGTGCCAGGATGAGTGCCCACACATATACTTAGCCTTAGATTATCTTTATTCttatataatttatttgtttgtgtaTTGATCAGTAGCTTAATATGGAAAAAGGAGAACAAAGTCACTGACtgaaataagtgtttttttttctagtttcatTAATTacccttttctctttcttttatttactaGTGTCAACAATTCATCCAACTGAAGGGAAAACAGGTACTAAGAGTAACTGAATtagaatttttaatttcacaaaattttctcTGTAACTCAGGATGGGTTGATATTATTGTAGACATACTTAAGACTACATACAAAATGTACAGTATCAACATCAGAACAGATAAGATTCTCTTTCCTAGAATTAATGGCTTATCCTGGATATTTTCTTCCCTGCCAGGTTCCTCAAAGACAGTGCTCAAGATGGTGTTATACATAGCAGTTCCTATAGTGGCTGTCTTGGTCTTTTTAGTTGTTCTTTGTGTTGTCTGTTTCTGTAGGTGagtcaaaataatataaaaacacACCTTGTAATACGATTATGATATTTTGCAAGTTGTCCTCCTAAACAAAGTTTGGGTCTTAGTAGTAACTATAACCAAAAGTTGCATATGCAAGTGAATTAGTGACTTAGACAGAATTTcactttacaatatcaatacaatatcaagcaaacaagtgatatcaattaggggatcattagttgattcaataacaatggttttagttttgcgtctgattggttgagagactGAGGTgaattttctcaaccaatcactgagcgaagtaaagcaaagcCAATGCAATTCTGGCTCGCTTTTGCCACTCAATTGAATTTTCTCAATATTGAAATTGGCGTTGATCAAATTACAGGGAAAGGACTTTTGTTCACTTTGGTGCAgcacactgttttttttttttttggtcagttTTTGTCTTCACTAGAGTGTGTACATATTTAATTGCACCGTTCATTTATGTTCACAGGGGAAGAGATAAAAAAGGCTACTTAAAACCAGTTGAGTTGAGAGATGGGCAAGGTactgtacaaaaaaattgacttccTTTATCTTCCTCTTACCTGTAAAGCTTAACTTCACAAAGGCATTGACAAGATGTCTTTTAGCTAACGGGGTTGTTCCTGAATCTGGTTTTGTTTTCCAGTGATTTTACCAACGAGAGGTCAGAGACTTTATATTGATCCAAGTAATTACGAAGACCCTGAGGAGGCTTTGAGAACGTTTGCCAAGGAACTGGACAAGAAATGGATCACTTTGGAACATATTATCGGTGGAGGTACATGGTGCTAAGCGACAGAGCGCTTTCCGATTGAGTGTCATGAAACCAAAACCTACGTTATTAATAAAACGACtgatcagaagaaaggaaaatatttctaaTGGCCAATGAGAACTCTAAATGAAAGCATCCAGattgcctaaagcgcgggaaaacgcgggcgaccaagtcgtgattgattttagtttggcATTCGATTGGTCGAGAGTGGCGCGCGTTTTTTGGACCAACCACAGAGCGAAGTGAAGCTAAACCAATTTTTGGATTCCTttcgattgaaaattgctctattatACAAGTTTAAACTTATTTACGTGAACAGTTTGAagtgaaattcttttttttatgcagTCGATTAAGCGAGTGTATTGCTTTCGTTTGAGCACAATTTAAAAGGGAAGTAAATTAATGTATGAGTGAAGAGGTCGACGTCGTCGATTTTAGGTTTTAGCAAACGTAAAACCAGCTTTCTTGCGCGTGGAATCACTTGGCTGTTAAGATTGTTGAATTTGAGAGCCATCGGCGAAATAGCGGATGGTCTTTTTGTAGTTTCATTTGATTCAATTTCGCGTCTTGATTCGTTTCTTCCTCCATTGAAAGTCACTCAAAGCGTAGCGTCACAGCCTTGAttttaataattgatattttgcaATAACGGTTATTGATTGAACTTATTTTCAGGTGAATTTGGCGATGTATACAAAGGAACTTTGTCGAGACCAGGAGAAGATACTATCCTTGTTGCTGTTAAGACGTTAAAGGTAAGTACGCTGTTGTTTTATTCCTAATTTAGTGGGAATGTCATGTGATAGTTTATGTGTCTTGCATCTTAAGCGAACAAAGACATTTAGTGCTTTTAACGAAAGATAAacgtttgtctcacgatgtggtcacttcTGATGTCGACCGCAGATACATCGTGAGATAAACGGTAACACTTCACTAAGAGTTGAATCACCGTGATGACTAACCGCAACTTTCTTAACGATATTAAATACAGTATATGGTTTGAACCTTGGAGTTACATTTGATTGTGTGGTCTGCTGGTCCGTTTCAAGGAGAGTATACTCCTGTGATGAACCGTTGTCgttagtggtgactgacgtttcgacatcTTTAGCGggagtcatcatcagagtcaattGAAGAGTGATGAATGGAATTGACTCTTGaatctgatgatgacttctgctcaggttgttaAAGCCTTAGTCATTACCACCGTCAACATTCCAGGAATATTCTCTCCCAGACGATTAGACTTCGCGATAACATTTAAAGCCTCTTATTTTGTTATgaaacagccttttttttttactttccatttcttgaagacaaaaaaaagtcCTGGCTGAGTGACTGACCGTGACTCGTAATTTTCACTCAGACTTAGACTTAAGGACTGACCCACTGACTGCCTGACTCACCGACCAACTGTAAGACGAACTACACTAACCGAATGACGGAAAAACGAAAAGACAGATGACAACGAGATATAGCTTTGAATTTTTCCTGGCCATTTTAAAATTGAGGTTATTTCCTTGTCTATTTTTACACAGACTGGTGCTCTTCGTAAGAACCGCCAAGACTTTATCGGCGAAGCTTCCATTATGGGCCAGTTTTGTGACCCGAATGTCATCTTTCTCGAGGGTGTTGTTACTAAAAGTAAGGGACCAGTGCATGCACACAAAAGCCAAACAACAGCAAAAGCTTAACCTTAATATCTTTAACAAAtagtgatgaaataaatttaatttgacttGCCgataaaaatcaagcaaagaaacGCTGATATAATGGCGCCTTGCTAGAATCTTGGAGGCGccagttttaaaagaaacagatCCTTTGTGACAGTTTCTAACCAATTTTCGATTTAATTaactttcaatctttttttccgAGCTTTATAGCATCAGTTTATAGCCAAAATGTAACTTTTGACATTAACTCTCAGTTCTAACTGATTGACAcagtttcatttatttttcttttgaaacagcCTCACCCATGATGATCGTGATCGAATTTATGTCCAATGGTTCTCTCGACAATTACCTCAAGGTTAGTGTTGTAACTCTGTCCAACAATGAGGAATATTTTGGccgttgaaattttttcaagctGACTCGTAAGTGCCGTTACTTTGACTCATATTTCTCATATTTACACTGATCTCATATTATTTCTACACAGAAAATGGACGGAAAACTTACAGCGCTGCAGTTGTTGGGAATGGCGCGAGGTGTCGCATCAGGAATGAAATATCTCTCCGAAATGAACTTTGTTCATAGGGTAAGGGATTTTATACACCCTTTATCCCGTCGTTCGTTTGCGTTCTTCCATTACTCGTCCCCCCTTCGTCCCATCGTCCGTTCGTACGTTCGTctgttcgttcgttcgttcgttcgtcccttcaccccccccccctcccctccgcCGTTTCCTTCGTCCCTTCGTCCTTTCGTTCCTTCGTGTTGATGGTCTTAAATTACCCCCACTTCCTTCGTCCTTAATTCCGCTCAGTTGCAAGAATCAGACAAGTTCAAAAGTCTCTATTTATCATTAAGGAACGTACGAGCATTCGAGGTTGTGACCTCGATGTTAGAAATCCAAGGAACCAAATTTTGAATCTGTTTGTGTTTCCTATAGGATTTGGCTGCACGCAATATTTTGGTATCAGAGGGTTTGGTTTGCAAAGTAGCAGATTTTGGTTTGTCTAGAGAGTTGGAAGACTCAGCTTATGAAACCAAGGTATGTGTACCATGTAAATTCACCCATTGACCTTAGCatagtgactagcatctaatttctccttagcaTATCACCCACGAGAGTACTAATATTTCTCCTTTTCATAAtgttaagaaatgtacagagaacagtatggagaatatgcttactgatcttagggtgtaaagggttaagatcaGAGCTCATGATGTGCTGTGTGATGTGATTGTCTAATTTTCAGTCTGCCAGAGTAACGACGTTCATTGCATTCACTGATGGGAGAGAAAAGTCATCCATAATTCTACGGTCAATTAATGAACCGTTTTCAAAACAATCCGTTCATCTTGTCACGTTTTGCgttttctttgaatttgtgGTTATGTGCAGTTCCTCCCTAAAGTCATGAGATGGTATCTGTTTTCAGGGAGGCAAAATTCCTGTCAGATGGACGGCATTAGAGGCAATTGAGTACCGTAAATTCACTCCAGCCAGTGACGTTTGGAGCTATGGTGTCTTGCTATGGGAAATCATGTCATTTGCCGAGAGACCTTACTGGGACTGGGGTAACTATGAGGTGAGTCCGACCATTGAGTGACCTGTGACAGGCTAGTCTATGAGCCTTTGTGTTTATGTAAATACCTGTGAACAATTAATGGTTTCCTTCTCGCCTGCTCCACGCTTACCTTGCGTGCTCTTTAACGCGAGGGACTCGACACGACTCGAGCCAACCAGGCGACTTGACTAAATACCAGTCCTTCTTCCGTTCAGTCCTGCGCTTTCCCTCCAAAGAGACTAGCTTTGTAACCTTGAAACCATGCAATCTGAATGTGGCGCTTGAAGCTTTTCCTTGTATTTTCTCACTATAAATTGTTATTCATGCTTTACCAGcttgttattttatatttattatttttgtatttttttccaaggtCATGGAACGAGTCAAATCAGGTTACCGTCTTCCACCTCCAATGGTACGTGTCTGAATTAAAATATCACCGAATTTGGTGTAGATTGAGAACTATGGCAAATCTTGTAGATTATCCTGCTTCCACACACCTCTTAAGAACTATGATTTGGCGACATTACATGGATGTTCCGATTTGATGAAAAGGAGTCAGTCGAAAAATACTTATGTTGCATGTGGGGAGTGCCTGATGACCCAATGAAGGTTTTTTTGGGTGACGAGGAGACTGTTGTGTCTTCCTACCAGATACTTTTCAATCAACAAAGTAGATGAAGTGTTGCttggttttactttatttttattcttttccatTTCAGAACTGCCCAAAGGTCATTCATCAGGTCATGTTGAACTGCTGGAATGCCGAACGGAACAAGCGACCGAAGTTTTCAGAAATTGTGAAGAAACTCGACGTCCTGATTCGATCTCCTGATAAACTCAACGAAGATACTAGTACAGTTCCCAGGTAAGATAGCTTGTATAGATATTATCATATTACTGTATTCTCACTTTACGGTCGACAGTAGTCTGTTTCATTCctatttgttacatttttaatgACTAAAAATCACTCAGAGTGGCGTTCACCCTTTTACTCCAAGAGGCGataaacatttaacttctccctataatattcgtacattatccagcaaacaagttaTAAGAATCATCAAGCTTATCGGGTAAAACtcgttatcttgatctaacaccatattctcacttttaatttacaaggaaatgtatagtagttagagggaagaattaacagtcagataTTGGGAGCAAAAATGTATAgtagttagaggggagaattaacagtaaGATATTGGGAGCAAAAATATAAGCCTGTAAAGGTGTTGATATCCTACTCTTGAGGGGCAGCGCTTGTCTTGCATTTAATTTGAGTGTAGCCTAATTTGAGGggtttttttctgtcttgagTAATTGATTGCGGAGGGTGCTGTTTTACTTCCGATGGAATTTTTAGACTCTCCATGGTGTAAAGATTTTAGTGTAAGGTCCCATCGAGGAATCCCCATTGAACCCATGTGCCATAATAAATGTGTTTGATGACTTGACGTTTGGTGCTTGTATTGTCACTACCAACCTGGCAACCGAAAAAATGATACGACCAAaggaattacttttttttttttcccccttaTTGGGTATAGCGTGACTTATCGTAAGAGTAGTGTGACTTGCCGCATGATTATGTATAGTTTGAGTCACTGTATACTTGGTGTTACTTGTTGTAGGTCACCCAAGATGGAATATACTTCCATGACAACAGTGCAAGAATGGCTGGAGAGCATCAAGATGGGACAGTACCATGACAAGTTCAACAAAGCAGGCTTCACGCACCTTAACCAAGTAGCCAATAATGATGAGCTCGACCTCAACGAAATGGGCATTAAGCTCAttggtcacaagaataaaattCGCAAGAGCATAAGGGAAGTGAAGAAAACCTTGGACAAAGATTCCCTTCAAGTTGTCTAACTCTTAGCGTTGAATTGGTAACGAGCCAGCTACATTTTTGAGTCGGACTGTAAACAAGGGCATGCGCACAAGTCAACAGCTATGGATAAGTATATCAATCAATAGAGATGGACAATTACACATAAACGAAGACGTTTGTTTAGAGTTTTATTTTCTCGGTGGAACTAAATATGAGAATTTAAAGATTTTCCTGCATTTGCTTTTAGAAAATGTATCTTTTAAGGATTTTATTCAATTCAGAACAGGCTCGTGACTTAGGtgtaatgttattattattatcattattcttattattattattattattattacttttaaaataactctTATCTTTGTGTTATTACCATTACCGGATCATTGTCAGTGTCTGAGCAACTGGGCAACTACCCCTCCCCTTACACAACATTAATTTAAACTTGTTATCAGTTCACTGTTGTTGGATAAGGGGAGAAAACGGTGTGCATTTGCCCAGATAGATCTTACTGACATTGATTCCAACTATCTTCTCTATAACGACCCTTCTTCTTCTGGCGAACATATAAGTAGACCAGCGAGCTCAATGCATTAAACTTAAAGTGCGTCAATACTCGATTTAATCAGCAGATAGCATTGCATTGGGAAGTAAAAATTTTGCGGGAGATAATTATACTCAGTATAATTTCCAATTCCGCACTTTACTTCTTAGCATTTGGAATCGGTGTGATAAGTTGTGGAAGACTCATGTCTCTCTCAAAATAAAGACAGTAATCTTTTTCCTCAACGTTATTTTTCCTAGACTGTGAAAGTAGGAGGAGTAGAACAGGGAAAACCATTCAAATTATTCAATTATATCTCTCAAAATAAAGACAGTAATCTTTTtccttaaagttatttttttctagaCTATGAAAGTAGGTGGAGTTGAACAGGGAAAATTATTCAAATGTAGAAAAAGTTGCTGGAAAGAATTGTGCAGTTAAATATATCAAGTTAGGTAGTTAATCTTGATAAGTGCCGAGCCAACTATCCCTTTTAGAAATACGATTTTAATCCTAGCTTGAAAAATTCAAGTCTCATTTTGTCAACATTTGAACAGAATACAGATGGGGCTTCTTTTCTCACTTGGTGTAATTTGAGTTTTCAACGTCAACAGATAAGTtaggaattattttttaataagttgAGTAGATTTTGTAggtctttttttaatcaaatgcgCTTAAggctttcttgatttaaattcGATAACATAACATAATCTGTAGCGAGAGCGTGTAAATATAAAATTCTCGGCCATTATTATATACATCCTTATGTGGAATATCATAACTTTGTTTCGTGTTTTTAGTGTACAGTTACGAATTATGAAATAAACAGTATTTTGAAGGTTGTTGTAAGGAgttgtttttttatcaacaaTAACCCATCttcctttcaattttgaaatagtGACAACAACCCATGTGCTAGTTAGTTAAACTTTAGCCGTTTGTTGAACAAAACCGCGTTTTAAACTTTACTGGATTTGGCAGAATGTttcatctgaacatttatttttatgaacagtgtcaagagggtcGAAAGCGCTGGCTGTGGAAGGAAATCTATTTAATCAGGAAAAAAACtctcttttataaaataattcaaatagtacgcgcgctctgattggccataaaaccattttacatgagcgtatgtaaacacggttttcgttcctctttctttagttcttctataatagaaatgtaaaatagattccgtgtttacatagcctgatgtaaacacggaaaccatttcaCATTTCTTCAGTAGAAAATACGCAAGGCACACCGTTAAGGGTAAAACCGCAGTTTGGattagacctcgtgtaaatgCCTTAAGGCTCCATATCAGCCTCTCTATTGGATGCTACTAAACGCACGGAGCTCCATCTTTCATAGGCACTCTGTGGTGTTAAAAAATACATCTCCTAATCCATCGCGAGGTTAACCCCAGCACAGGATTCCCTGACAATTCTCCAGTACCCATCTTTATTCCTGGATGGAGGCAGGTATTGAGAGAGTGAAGTGTTTTAGTTCTGCCCGA containing:
- the LOC131775325 gene encoding ephrin type-A receptor 4, with product MKSNNSMFVLWLVAILRGVSGEAEILIERPGSDLWYWTIFKESKDGAGWNHPSTATPIYSVCDIGNKVEAPKNWLLTEFINIRNAKRLEIEVTYTLRNCPSDVGPFCRTNFSLYSYHTNNTLVTPPDSSVFLKFKKESVITPKTLPAPGDRTTQTFYGSVVTKEKGIYLALLDQGACLTIRKFVVRYRYCSESGAILVKFPRTVAPANDINLIEQEGKCTDPNSLKSSNRKLLGLCLSNGEWNITGNSACFCNKGYELTNGSSDSLACKECQIDFYKNTVSNTKCLPCPANSASNTGRTGCTCDKGYYSLSDGAGCKGLPKAPLTANATVVKVTVVQISWQHSPDDLENDSLTYAVDCFKCESSRDKNCKESCNPGVEYSPSKENISGVEVNINGLPPSTYFLFRVYSVNELNQLEPNRDDWNFAKVFVKTRVSTIHPTEGKTGSSKTVLKMVLYIAVPIVAVLVFLVVLCVVCFCRGRDKKGYLKPVELRDGQVILPTRGQRLYIDPSNYEDPEEALRTFAKELDKKWITLEHIIGGGEFGDVYKGTLSRPGEDTILVAVKTLKTGALRKNRQDFIGEASIMGQFCDPNVIFLEGVVTKTSPMMIVIEFMSNGSLDNYLKKMDGKLTALQLLGMARGVASGMKYLSEMNFVHRDLAARNILVSEGLVCKVADFGLSRELEDSAYETKGGKIPVRWTALEAIEYRKFTPASDVWSYGVLLWEIMSFAERPYWDWGNYEVMERVKSGYRLPPPMNCPKVIHQVMLNCWNAERNKRPKFSEIVKKLDVLIRSPDKLNEDTSTVPRSPKMEYTSMTTVQEWLESIKMGQYHDKFNKAGFTHLNQVANNDELDLNEMGIKLIGHKNKIRKSIREVKKTLDKDSLQVV